Proteins encoded together in one Miscanthus floridulus cultivar M001 chromosome 16, ASM1932011v1, whole genome shotgun sequence window:
- the LOC136512091 gene encoding coronatine-insensitive protein homolog 1b, which produces MGGEAPERRWLTRALSISGGDGGWVPEEMLHLVMGFVEDPRDREAASLVCRRWHRVDALSRKHVTVPFCYAVSPARLLARFPRLESLAVKGKPRAAMYGLIPDDWGAYARPWVTELAAPLECLKALHLRRMIVTDNDLAELVRARGHMLQELKLDKCTGFSTDGLRLVAHSCRSLRTLFLEECQINDKGREWIHDLAVSCPVLTTLNFHMTELQVMPADLELLAKSCKSLISLKISDCDLSDLIGFFQFATALEEFAGGTFNEQGELTMYGNVRFPSRLCSLGLTFMGTNEMPIIFPLSAILKKLDLQYTFLTTEDHCQLIAKCPNLLVLAVRNVIGDRGLGVVADTCKKLQRLRIERGDDEGGVQEEQGGVSQVGLTAIAVGCRELEYIAAYVSDITNGALESIGTFCKKLHDFRLVLLDREERITELPLDIGVRALLRGCTKLRRFALYLRPGGLSDAGLGYIGQCSGNIQYMLLGNVGETDDGLFSFALGCVNLRKLELRSCCFSERALALAILRMPSLRYVWVQGYKASQTGRDLMLMARPFWNIEFTPPNSENAGRLMEDGEPCVDSHAQILAYHSLAGKRLDCPQSVVPLYPA; this is translated from the exons ATGGGCGGGGAGGCGCCGGAGCGCCGGTGGCTGACCCGCGCGCTGAGCatcagcggcggcgacggcggctggGTTCCCGAGGAGATGCTGCACCTGGTGATGGGGTTCGTCGAGGACCCGCGCGACCGGGAGGCCGCGTCGCTGGTGTGCCGCCGGTGGCACCGCGTCGACGCGCTCTCGCGGAAGCACGTCACGGTGCCCTTCTGCTACGCCGTGTCCCCGGCGCGCCTGCTCGCGCGGTTCCCGCGGCTCGAGTCGCTGGCCGTGAAGGGGAAGCCCCGCGCGGCCATGTACGGCCTCATACCCGACGACTGGGGCGCCTACGCCCGCCCCTGGGTCACCGAGCTCGCCGCGCCGCTCGAGTGCCTCAAGGCGCTCCACCTCCGCCGCATGATCGTCACGGACAACGACCTCGCCGAGCTCGTCCGTGCCAGGGGCCACATGCTGCAGGAGCTCAAGCTCGACAAGTGCACCGGCTTCTCCACGGATGGACTCCGCCTCGTTGCCCACTCCTGCAG ATCactgagaactttgtttctgGAAGAATGTCAAATTAACGATAAAGGCAGGGAATGGATCCACGATCTTGCAGTCAGCTGTCCTGTTCTGACAACATTGAATTTCCACATGACTGAGCTTCAAGTGATGCCAGCTGACCTAGAGCTTCTTGCAAAGAGCTGCAAGTCACTGATTTCCTTGAAGATTAGTGACTGTGATCTTTCAGATTTGATAGGGTTCTTCCAATTTGCCACAGCACTGGAAGAATTTGCTGGAGGGACATTCAATGAGCAAGGGGAACTCACCATGTATGGGAATGTCAGATTTCCGTCAAGACTATGCTCCTTGGGACTTACTTTCATGGGAACAAATGAAATGCCTATTATATTTCCTTTGTCTGCAATACTGAAGAAGCTGGATTTGCAGTACACTTTCCTCACCACTGAAGACCATTGCCAGCTTATTGCAAAATGTCCGAACTTACTAGTTCTCGCG GTGAGGAATGTGATTGGAGATAGAGGATTAGGTGTTGTTGCAGATACGTGCAAGAAGCTCCAAAGGCTCAGAATTGAGCGAGGAGACGATGAAGGAGGTGTGCAAGAAGAGCAAGGAGGGGTCTCTCAAGTGGGCTTGACGGCTATAGCCGTAGGTTGCCGTGAACTGGAATACATAGCTGCCTATGTGTCTGATATAACCAATGGGGCCCTGGAATCTATCGGGACATTCTGCAAAAAGCTCCATGACTTCCGGCTTGTTCTTCTTGATAGAGAAGAGAGGATAACAGAATTGCCACTGGACATTGGTGTCCGAGCTTTGTTGAGGGGCTGCACCAAACTTCGGAGGTTTGCTCTGTACTTGAGACCAGGAGGGCTCTCAGATGCTGGTCTCGGCTACATTGGACAGTGCAGTGGGAACATCCAATACATGCTTCTCGGTAATGTTGGGGAAACTGATGATGGATTGTTCAGTTTCGCATTGGGATGCGTAAACCTGAGAAAGCTTGAACTCAGGAGCTGTTGCTTCAGCGAGCGAGCTCTGGCCCTCGCAATACTACGTATGCCTTCCCTGAGGTACGTATGGGTTCAGGGCTACAAAGCGTCTCAAACCGGCCGAGACCTCATGCTCATGGCGAGGCCCTTCTGGAACATAGAGTTTACACCTCCCAATTCCGAGAACGCAGGTCGGTTGATGGAAGATGGGGAACCTTGTGTAGATAGTCATGCTCAGATACTTGCATACCACTCCCTCGCCGGTAAGAGGTTGGACTGCCCACAATCTGTGGTCCCTTTGTATCCTGCGTGA